The Paraburkholderia sp. ZP32-5 genome includes a window with the following:
- a CDS encoding DUF7660 family protein: protein MELSERVKGIASKEELADFVAALSQDLEQNRVQWENPTLERFLVAMESWIRSMDNFYRNTGQDIPVAPSWRTLADILCAARIYE from the coding sequence ATGGAGTTGTCGGAGCGGGTAAAAGGCATTGCATCCAAAGAGGAATTGGCAGATTTCGTTGCCGCTCTGTCGCAAGATTTGGAGCAAAATCGAGTTCAATGGGAAAACCCAACGCTTGAGAGGTTTCTTGTCGCAATGGAAAGTTGGATCAGGTCCATGGACAACTTTTACAGAAACACCGGACAAGATATTCCGGTCGCGCCGAGTTGGCGCACGTTGGCCGATATCCTTTGCGCGGCGAGGATATACGAATAG
- a CDS encoding tyrosine-type recombinase/integrase has translation MVFRCCYAVSSCDTRKATSRPLRNPPESSHWCKPSIHKSPITRAVLKLTMLPGLRPGAIAAASWDGIDLKASEWHAQAERMKMRHDHIVPLPKQAVALLSELQSLTGRGHYVFPSPPRIYTKTRKQGPTRDGMQGKAHCARIPQHAADRRPRESRHART, from the coding sequence ATGGTGTTTCGTTGTTGCTACGCGGTGTCATCCTGCGACACGAGAAAAGCCACATCCCGGCCATTACGAAATCCGCCGGAATCCTCCCACTGGTGCAAGCCATCAATACATAAGTCGCCGATCACCAGGGCCGTGCTGAAACTGACCATGCTCCCGGGTTTACGCCCCGGGGCGATCGCAGCCGCCTCGTGGGACGGAATCGACCTGAAAGCGAGCGAATGGCATGCTCAGGCCGAGCGAATGAAGATGCGCCACGACCATATTGTGCCTTTACCTAAGCAAGCGGTTGCGTTGCTCAGCGAACTGCAATCGCTTACAGGCCGCGGACATTATGTGTTTCCATCTCCACCCCGCATTTACACCAAGACGCGTAAACAAGGCCCTACCCGAGATGGAATGCAAGGGAAAGCACACTGCGCACGGATTCCGCAGCATGCTGCGGACCGTCGGCCGAGAGAGAGCCGGCATGCGCGTACATAG
- a CDS encoding Arm DNA-binding domain-containing protein, giving the protein MYFASPNRANALLSSALRRERACLTRIWPNGRKTWLFRYRRPSTDFLSLGPYPEVALVDARKSAAITRSLIRDGANPANIAEPKSLYANAPLKERSVSLQEIGLHSNARNGPTRLAAKRSS; this is encoded by the coding sequence ATGTATTTCGCGTCGCCAAACCGCGCGAACGCCCTGCTCTCATCTGCTCTCAGACGAGAACGGGCTTGTCTTACGCGCATCTGGCCAAACGGACGCAAAACGTGGCTGTTCCGTTATCGTCGCCCGAGTACCGACTTTCTCAGTCTTGGTCCATATCCCGAAGTTGCACTCGTCGACGCGCGCAAGTCAGCTGCGATCACCCGCAGTCTGATACGTGATGGCGCTAATCCGGCAAACATCGCAGAGCCGAAGTCGCTGTACGCAAACGCGCCGCTGAAGGAGCGCTCCGTCTCGTTGCAGGAAATTGGCTTGCATTCAAACGCAAGGAATGGGCCGACGAGACTTGCAGCAAAACGGAGTTCGTAG
- the rnr gene encoding ribonuclease R, with amino-acid sequence MQREKTIDKPLSKFPYPIPSREEILGVLRTSETPLAANDIAEALSIKRQEREGFFKRLGAMERDGQIRLDQRNLYQLTHPSNFVAGRVQGHRDGYGFLIRDDGQDDLFLPNGEMQKVMHNDRVLARIVGYDRRGRPEGHIVEVTDRANKRVIGRLLNENGALIVAPEDKRIGHDILITQNTRKAKVGQVVVVELTDFPSRHSQPLGRVVEVLGDIDDPGMEIEIAVRKYGVPHEFSGAALDEAARLPDEVRPADIRHRVDLRDVPLVTIDGEDARDFDDAVYCEPVKVGRGDGFRLIVAIADVSHYVQPKSGLDTDAIERSTSVYFPRRVIPMLPEKLSNGLCSLNPDVDRCVLVCDMIVTARGDVKAYQFYPGVMHSAARLTYTEVAAVLTNTKGPEAIRRAALLPQLQNLYGVYKALFAARQKRGAIDFDTTETYIVCNAQGKIEQIVPRTRNDAHKLIEECMLAANVCAADFLKRNKHAGLFRVHAGPSAEKLENLRTFLRGMGLTLGGGDSPHASDYAALMAQIRDRPDAPMLQTMLLRSMQQAVYSPDNIGHFGLAYEAYAHFTSPIRRYPDLLTHRAIYAILQGRKYQPEPSHGVELNTALSPRARAMQQADEEKRGRSRANGGANVAIWEELGLHCSANERRADEASRDVEAWLKCYFMRDKLGEEYGGMINGVTSFGIFVQLDSLFIEGLVHVTELGSDYFQYDEIKNELRGERTGIRYRLSDRVRVQVSRVDLDARKIDFRLVRDTPIKPPVVRGVAADRSEGGGPRVRALPAAESGAMPGPRRKKAAPAQSAAVKEARAARGAAKKHGVATKAASKPVRKKR; translated from the coding sequence ATGCAACGAGAAAAAACCATCGACAAGCCCTTGAGCAAATTTCCGTATCCGATTCCAAGCCGCGAAGAAATCCTCGGCGTATTGCGCACGAGTGAAACGCCGCTTGCCGCGAACGACATCGCCGAAGCGCTGTCGATCAAGCGCCAGGAGCGCGAAGGATTTTTCAAGCGTCTCGGCGCGATGGAGCGCGACGGCCAGATCCGGCTCGATCAGCGCAATCTCTATCAGCTCACTCATCCGTCGAATTTCGTCGCGGGCCGCGTGCAGGGGCATCGCGACGGCTACGGCTTCCTGATTCGCGACGACGGCCAGGACGACCTGTTCCTGCCCAACGGCGAGATGCAGAAGGTCATGCACAACGATCGCGTGCTCGCGCGCATCGTCGGCTATGACCGGCGCGGGCGCCCGGAAGGGCACATCGTCGAGGTCACGGACCGCGCGAACAAGCGCGTGATCGGCCGCCTGCTCAACGAGAACGGCGCGCTGATCGTCGCTCCCGAAGACAAGCGCATCGGCCACGATATCCTGATCACGCAGAACACGCGCAAGGCCAAGGTCGGCCAGGTCGTGGTGGTCGAGCTGACCGATTTCCCGAGCCGTCATTCGCAGCCGCTGGGCCGCGTGGTCGAAGTGCTCGGCGATATCGACGACCCCGGCATGGAAATCGAAATTGCGGTGCGCAAATACGGCGTGCCGCACGAGTTCAGCGGTGCCGCGCTCGACGAAGCCGCGCGCCTGCCCGACGAAGTGCGTCCCGCCGACATCCGCCATCGCGTCGATCTGCGCGACGTGCCGCTCGTCACGATCGACGGCGAGGACGCGCGCGACTTCGACGACGCGGTCTATTGCGAGCCGGTCAAGGTCGGCCGCGGCGACGGCTTCCGCCTGATCGTCGCGATCGCCGACGTGTCGCATTACGTGCAGCCGAAAAGCGGGCTCGACACCGATGCGATCGAGCGCAGCACATCGGTGTATTTCCCGCGCCGGGTGATTCCGATGCTGCCGGAAAAGCTGTCGAACGGACTGTGTTCGCTGAATCCGGACGTCGACCGCTGTGTGCTCGTGTGCGACATGATCGTCACCGCGCGCGGCGACGTGAAGGCGTATCAGTTCTATCCGGGCGTCATGCATTCGGCCGCGCGGCTCACCTATACCGAAGTCGCCGCGGTGCTGACCAACACCAAGGGGCCGGAGGCCATCCGCCGCGCCGCGTTGCTGCCGCAACTGCAGAATCTGTACGGCGTCTACAAGGCGCTGTTCGCCGCGCGCCAGAAGCGTGGCGCGATCGACTTCGATACGACCGAGACGTACATCGTCTGCAACGCGCAGGGCAAGATCGAGCAGATCGTGCCGCGCACGCGCAACGACGCGCACAAGCTGATCGAGGAATGCATGCTGGCCGCGAACGTGTGCGCGGCCGATTTCCTGAAGCGCAACAAGCACGCCGGCCTGTTCCGCGTGCATGCGGGCCCGAGCGCGGAAAAGCTCGAGAATCTGCGCACTTTCCTGCGCGGCATGGGCCTGACGCTCGGTGGCGGCGACAGCCCGCATGCGAGCGATTACGCGGCGCTGATGGCGCAGATCCGCGACCGGCCCGACGCGCCGATGCTGCAGACGATGCTGCTGCGCTCGATGCAGCAGGCGGTCTACAGCCCGGACAACATCGGTCACTTTGGTCTTGCGTACGAAGCCTATGCGCACTTCACGAGCCCGATTCGCCGCTATCCCGATCTGCTCACGCATCGCGCGATCTACGCGATCCTGCAGGGCCGCAAGTATCAGCCGGAGCCGTCGCACGGCGTCGAGTTGAATACCGCGCTGTCGCCGCGCGCCCGCGCGATGCAGCAGGCCGACGAGGAAAAACGCGGCCGCTCGCGTGCGAACGGTGGGGCCAATGTGGCGATCTGGGAGGAACTCGGGCTGCACTGCTCGGCCAACGAGCGCCGCGCGGACGAAGCATCGCGCGATGTCGAAGCGTGGCTCAAGTGCTACTTCATGCGCGACAAGCTCGGCGAAGAGTATGGCGGCATGATCAATGGCGTCACGTCGTTCGGCATCTTCGTGCAGCTCGATTCGCTGTTTATCGAAGGGCTCGTGCACGTCACCGAACTCGGCTCGGACTACTTCCAGTACGACGAGATCAAGAACGAGTTGCGTGGCGAGCGCACCGGTATTCGCTATCGTCTGTCGGATCGCGTGCGCGTGCAGGTGAGCCGTGTCGATCTCGACGCGCGCAAGATCGACTTCCGGCTCGTGCGCGATACGCCAATCAAACCGCCCGTGGTGCGCGGCGTCGCGGCGGACCGGAGCGAAGGCGGTGGCCCACGCGTGCGTGCGTTGCCGGCGGCGGAAAGCGGTGCGATGCCGGGACCGCGACGCAAGAAGGCGGCGCCCGCGCAGAGCGCCGCGGTCAAGGAAGCGCGCGCGGCGCGCGGCGCGGCGAAGAAGCATGGCGTCGCGACGAAAGCAGCGTCGAAGCCGGTACGCAAGAAGCGCTGA
- the rlmB gene encoding 23S rRNA (guanosine(2251)-2'-O)-methyltransferase RlmB — translation MARLKVLYGFHAVTARIRHDASTVEDVYYDATRKDRRMTEFLNAAKEAGVRLIAADETRLWGLARTERHQGVVARAGDLPLAQNLAELLDGISGSPLILVLDGVTDPHNLGACLRVADAAGAHAVIAPRDRAVGLNATAAKVASGAADTVPYITVTNLARALRELKEAGVWVVGTAGEATKGLYETELDGPVAIVMGAEGEGMRRLTHDTCDVVMRIPMAGTVESLNVSVASGVCLFEAVRQRAVKK, via the coding sequence ATGGCACGTCTCAAGGTCTTATACGGTTTCCACGCAGTGACCGCGCGTATCCGGCACGATGCGTCGACAGTCGAGGATGTTTATTACGACGCGACGCGCAAGGACCGGCGAATGACCGAATTCCTGAATGCCGCGAAAGAGGCTGGCGTGCGTCTGATCGCCGCCGACGAAACGCGTCTGTGGGGCCTCGCGCGCACCGAGCGTCATCAGGGCGTGGTCGCGCGCGCGGGCGATCTGCCGCTCGCACAGAACCTGGCTGAACTGCTCGACGGCATCAGCGGTTCGCCGCTGATCCTCGTGCTCGACGGCGTGACCGACCCGCACAATCTCGGCGCCTGCCTGCGGGTCGCGGATGCGGCCGGCGCGCACGCGGTGATCGCGCCGCGCGATCGCGCGGTCGGGCTGAATGCGACCGCCGCGAAGGTCGCGAGCGGTGCGGCCGATACCGTGCCGTACATCACCGTGACGAACCTGGCGCGCGCGCTGCGTGAGCTGAAGGAGGCGGGCGTATGGGTGGTCGGCACCGCGGGCGAGGCGACGAAGGGTCTTTACGAAACCGAACTGGATGGCCCGGTGGCGATCGTGATGGGCGCGGAAGGCGAGGGCATGCGACGTCTTACGCACGATACCTGCGATGTGGTCATGCGCATTCCGATGGCGGGGACGGTTGAAAGCCTCAATGTTTCGGTGGCCAGCGGTGTGTGTCTGTTCGAGGCGGTGCGGCAGCGGGCGGTGAAGAAGTAA
- the rpiA gene encoding ribose-5-phosphate isomerase RpiA, producing MTQDELKQLVGQAAADYVNANVPQGSVIGVGTGSTANCFIDALAASKSRYRGAVSSSLATTARLQSHGFKVLDLNEIDSLPVYVDGADEIDRSGAMIKGGGGALTREKIVASVSDVFVCIADASKLVDTLGNFPLPIEVVPMARTAIGRRVTALGGVPVVRVTKEGVPFITDNGNEIIDVKGLSISDPRTLEAQINAWPGVVTVGLFAGRGANLCLLGADTGVQTITYGQN from the coding sequence ATGACTCAAGACGAACTCAAGCAACTGGTCGGCCAGGCCGCCGCCGATTACGTGAACGCGAACGTGCCGCAAGGCTCGGTGATCGGCGTTGGCACCGGCTCCACCGCGAACTGCTTCATCGACGCGCTAGCGGCCAGCAAGTCCCGTTATCGCGGCGCGGTGTCGAGTTCGCTCGCCACCACCGCGCGGCTGCAATCGCACGGCTTCAAGGTGCTCGATCTCAACGAGATCGATTCGCTGCCGGTCTATGTCGATGGCGCCGACGAAATCGATCGCAGCGGCGCGATGATCAAGGGCGGTGGCGGTGCGTTGACGCGCGAGAAGATCGTCGCATCGGTGTCGGATGTGTTCGTCTGTATCGCGGATGCAAGTAAGCTCGTCGATACGCTCGGCAACTTCCCGCTGCCGATCGAAGTCGTGCCGATGGCGCGCACCGCGATCGGCCGTCGCGTGACGGCGCTCGGTGGCGTGCCCGTCGTGCGTGTGACGAAGGAAGGCGTGCCGTTCATCACCGACAACGGCAACGAAATCATCGACGTAAAGGGACTCAGCATCAGCGATCCGCGCACGCTCGAGGCGCAGATCAACGCGTGGCCGGGTGTCGTGACGGTGGGGCTGTTCGCGGGCCGTGGCGCGAACCTGTGCCTGCTCGGCGCCGACACCGGCGTGCAGACGATTACATACGGCCAGAACTAA
- a CDS encoding glycosyltransferase has product MKVAIVHDWLVAPGGAEKVLEQIIECFPDADLFSLVDFLEDRALLANKAVTTSFIQRLPFARSRYRMYLPLMPLAVAQFDLSSYDLIITNSSSIAKGVPVGPDQKHISYVHAPMSYVGDLQHQYLREANLLRGPKSWAARALFHYLRGWDADATNGVDHLIANSQSVARRVMKAYRRDAAVVPPPLDVDRFELRVCKEDFYLAVSRMEPHERIDLIVDAFNATPQRKLIVIGDGPRMAAIRAKAAANVTILGAQPRDVLKDYLQRARAFVFAAEEDFSIVPLEAQACGTPVIAFGRGGVLETVVPVGDRQPTGVFFARQTAVALLEAIDRFERLQKYITAAACRANAERFSAAVFRRAFMAEVTRAICATDLPERIAAMGRGDHELAAQHGSPGEAPPKRD; this is encoded by the coding sequence ATGAAAGTCGCGATCGTGCACGACTGGCTCGTTGCACCTGGCGGCGCGGAGAAGGTGCTCGAGCAGATCATCGAGTGCTTTCCCGATGCCGACCTGTTTAGTCTCGTCGACTTTCTCGAAGATCGCGCACTGCTCGCGAACAAGGCGGTTACCACGTCGTTTATCCAGCGTCTGCCGTTTGCGCGCAGTCGCTATCGGATGTATCTGCCGTTGATGCCGCTCGCGGTCGCGCAGTTCGATCTGTCCAGCTACGACCTCATCATCACGAATTCGTCGTCGATTGCAAAGGGCGTGCCGGTCGGTCCGGATCAGAAGCACATCAGCTATGTGCATGCGCCGATGAGCTACGTGGGAGATCTGCAGCACCAGTATCTGCGCGAAGCGAATCTGCTGCGCGGGCCGAAGTCGTGGGCCGCGCGCGCGCTGTTTCACTACCTGCGCGGCTGGGATGCGGATGCGACGAACGGTGTCGATCATCTGATCGCGAATTCGCAATCCGTCGCGCGCCGGGTGATGAAAGCGTACCGGCGTGATGCGGCGGTCGTCCCGCCGCCGCTCGACGTGGATCGATTCGAACTGCGCGTGTGCAAGGAAGACTTTTATCTGGCCGTGTCGCGAATGGAGCCGCACGAGCGCATCGATCTGATCGTCGATGCGTTCAACGCGACACCGCAGCGCAAGCTGATCGTGATCGGCGACGGTCCGCGGATGGCCGCGATTCGCGCGAAGGCCGCGGCGAACGTGACGATCCTCGGCGCACAGCCTCGCGACGTGCTGAAGGACTACCTGCAACGCGCGCGCGCATTCGTGTTCGCCGCCGAGGAAGACTTCAGCATCGTGCCGCTCGAAGCGCAGGCTTGCGGCACACCGGTCATCGCTTTCGGCAGGGGTGGTGTGCTCGAAACAGTGGTGCCGGTCGGCGATCGACAGCCTACCGGTGTTTTCTTTGCGCGCCAGACGGCGGTCGCGTTACTCGAAGCAATCGACCGCTTCGAGCGTTTGCAGAAGTACATCACCGCCGCGGCTTGCCGCGCGAATGCCGAGCGCTTTTCGGCAGCGGTATTCCGGCGCGCGTTCATGGCCGAGGTCACGCGGGCGATTTGCGCGACGGATCTGCCTGAGCGCATTGCCGCGATGGGACGAGGCGATCACGAACTGGCAGCGCAGCATGGCTCGCCAGGCGAGGCGCCGCCCAAGCGCGACTGA
- a CDS encoding helix-turn-helix domain-containing protein: MNADRFPGSIPDISETWAALQSQLPITPIRTEEDCERMVRVANSLSEHLSGDDKNPLADLHAIVTELVDHWKAHHMNLPKAEPREVLRHLLISNGLKQKDLAGIASPTVVSDILAGRRAISKKVAKALAVRFQTDVSAFL; the protein is encoded by the coding sequence ATGAATGCCGATCGCTTTCCGGGATCTATTCCCGACATCTCCGAAACCTGGGCCGCGCTGCAAAGCCAGTTGCCAATCACACCCATTCGCACGGAAGAGGATTGTGAGCGGATGGTGCGAGTCGCTAACTCGCTGTCCGAGCATCTGAGCGGCGACGACAAGAATCCGCTCGCCGATCTGCATGCGATCGTGACCGAGTTGGTCGACCACTGGAAAGCGCACCACATGAACCTTCCGAAAGCGGAGCCGCGCGAAGTGCTGCGACATCTGCTGATCTCGAACGGGCTGAAGCAGAAGGATCTCGCCGGCATTGCATCGCCGACCGTGGTCAGCGATATTCTCGCGGGCCGGCGCGCGATCAGCAAAAAGGTGGCGAAGGCTCTCGCGGTGCGGTTTCAGACCGACGTCAGCGCGTTTCTGTAA
- a CDS encoding undecaprenyl-phosphate glucose phosphotransferase: MFRNTVRCLDALFVIAGGLLAHWMRFSTPIALPDIERLLVAFNCILVLLLFPGFGVYETWRGKALAPVLARIAAAWLTVVAIALVLAFTLHRADTVSRLWFGYSTLITGALLIVTRCAMHVVLRSVRRRGMNARTVAIVGAPGFARMLLAHLEHAPQAGFRPVCFFDTGDMTGENSIGTGIEDVNPHGARLNRLPVLTDLNAFAARVRDERVNEVWLALPLSQEHTIYRFTRMFRHDFVNLRFIPDVRGLSLFNHALVDVVGLPTLNLSATPLSPPQMWPKLLFDRLFAAFALLVLSPVFVALAIGIKLTSPGPVFFRQIRKGVDGQPFAIYKFRSMSVHREAHGQLTQATRNDSRVTKLGGFMRRTSLDELPQFLNVLLGQMSVVGPRPHALEHDDLYKDQVYGYMHRYRIKPGITGWAQINGYRGATTKVEKMEARVKFDLFYIQNWSFWFDMKIVFLTIFKGFIGRNAF, from the coding sequence ATGTTCAGGAATACCGTGCGGTGTCTCGATGCACTCTTCGTGATTGCAGGCGGATTGCTTGCCCATTGGATGCGCTTCTCGACACCGATCGCGTTGCCCGACATCGAGCGCCTTCTGGTTGCATTCAATTGCATACTCGTGTTGCTGCTGTTTCCAGGCTTCGGCGTCTATGAGACGTGGCGCGGCAAGGCGCTGGCGCCGGTGCTTGCGAGAATCGCCGCCGCGTGGCTGACGGTAGTCGCCATTGCACTGGTGCTCGCGTTTACGCTGCACCGCGCGGATACGGTGTCACGCCTGTGGTTCGGCTACTCGACACTGATCACCGGTGCGTTGCTCATCGTGACCCGCTGCGCGATGCACGTCGTGTTGCGCAGCGTGCGCCGCCGCGGCATGAATGCGCGCACCGTCGCGATCGTCGGTGCGCCGGGTTTCGCGCGCATGCTGCTCGCGCATCTCGAACATGCGCCGCAGGCGGGTTTCAGGCCGGTCTGTTTCTTCGATACCGGTGACATGACCGGCGAGAACAGCATCGGCACCGGCATCGAAGACGTGAATCCCCATGGCGCGCGGCTCAATCGTCTGCCGGTGCTGACCGATCTGAACGCGTTCGCGGCCAGGGTGCGCGACGAACGTGTGAACGAAGTATGGCTCGCGCTGCCGCTTTCGCAGGAACATACGATCTATCGTTTCACACGCATGTTCCGGCATGATTTCGTCAATCTGCGCTTTATTCCCGATGTGCGCGGCCTGTCGCTGTTCAATCACGCGCTCGTCGATGTCGTCGGTTTGCCGACGCTCAATCTGAGCGCGACACCGCTGTCGCCGCCGCAGATGTGGCCAAAGCTGTTGTTCGATCGTCTGTTCGCCGCGTTTGCACTGCTTGTGCTGTCGCCCGTATTCGTCGCGCTCGCAATCGGCATCAAGCTCACATCGCCAGGACCGGTGTTTTTCCGGCAGATCCGCAAGGGCGTCGACGGCCAACCGTTCGCGATCTACAAGTTCCGTTCGATGAGCGTGCACCGCGAAGCGCATGGTCAGCTCACGCAGGCGACGCGCAACGACTCGCGCGTCACGAAGCTCGGCGGCTTCATGCGCCGCACCAGCCTCGACGAGTTGCCGCAGTTTCTCAACGTGCTGCTAGGACAGATGTCGGTGGTCGGCCCTCGCCCACACGCGCTCGAACACGACGATCTCTACAAGGACCAGGTGTACGGCTACATGCACCGGTACCGTATCAAGCCCGGCATCACCGGCTGGGCCCAGATCAACGGTTATCGCGGCGCGACCACCAAGGTCGAAAAGATGGAAGCCCGCGTGAAGTTCGATCTCTTCTACATCCAGAACTGGTCGTTCTGGTTCGACATGAAGATCGTTTTCCTGACGATTTTCAAGGGCTTTATCGGCCGCAACGCATTCTGA
- a CDS encoding Crp/Fnr family transcriptional regulator — MLTLQSDLHGNHLLGALPSHEWQALAPHLELVHLRTEQLLCDSGQRIHHVYFPTTAIISMLSTMEDGSSVEIAAVGREGMTGVPVLTGGETMPNRVQVQCAGFAYRMSAQALKQQFARSDFLRRLMLLYMHALLTQVAQTAACNRHHALNKQLCRWLLIEVDRVASNDLTVTQQLIADMLGVRREGITEAAGKLHDEGLIHHSRGHIKVLDRKGLEARACECYGLVKREFDRLLPRLRQAETVE, encoded by the coding sequence ATGTTGACACTTCAATCCGATCTGCACGGTAACCATCTGCTGGGCGCATTGCCGTCGCACGAATGGCAAGCGCTCGCCCCCCATCTCGAACTGGTTCACCTGCGCACCGAACAGTTACTGTGCGACTCCGGTCAACGCATCCATCACGTGTACTTCCCCACCACCGCAATCATCTCGATGCTCTCGACGATGGAAGACGGCAGCTCCGTCGAAATCGCCGCGGTCGGCCGCGAAGGAATGACCGGCGTGCCGGTGCTCACCGGCGGCGAGACGATGCCCAATCGCGTGCAGGTGCAATGCGCGGGCTTCGCGTACCGGATGAGCGCGCAAGCGCTGAAGCAGCAGTTCGCACGCTCCGACTTTCTGCGCCGTCTGATGCTGCTGTATATGCACGCGCTGCTCACGCAGGTCGCACAGACCGCCGCCTGCAATCGCCATCACGCGCTGAACAAGCAGTTGTGCCGCTGGCTGCTTATCGAAGTCGATCGCGTCGCATCGAATGATCTGACGGTCACGCAGCAACTGATCGCCGACATGCTCGGCGTGCGCCGCGAAGGCATCACCGAAGCGGCCGGCAAACTGCACGACGAGGGCCTGATTCACCATAGCCGCGGCCATATCAAGGTGCTCGACCGCAAGGGACTCGAAGCACGCGCGTGCGAATGCTATGGCCTCGTCAAGCGTGAATTCGACCGGCTGCTGCCGCGTCTGCGTCAGGCGGAAACGGTCGAATAA
- a CDS encoding GNAT family N-acetyltransferase yields MNWKTLEFDQLSARELYVVLRARSAVFVVEQAHVCLDADGRDEHALHVFAAEDMARPMPILAYARVQPGDAEDPEITIDKVLTSPQRRGDGTAEQLIERVLDALAERWPGRAARVCSPVDLRGFYEQFGFRKTEGPYLEHGVPFIGLTRQGHGSQPRFGPRRRAREDARYVDTFELL; encoded by the coding sequence ATGAACTGGAAAACGCTGGAATTCGATCAGCTTTCTGCACGGGAGTTGTATGTGGTGCTGCGCGCGCGCAGCGCGGTGTTCGTCGTCGAGCAGGCGCATGTGTGCCTCGACGCGGACGGTCGTGACGAGCACGCGTTGCATGTGTTCGCGGCCGAGGACATGGCGCGACCGATGCCGATCCTCGCCTACGCGCGCGTGCAGCCAGGCGATGCGGAAGACCCTGAAATCACGATCGATAAAGTACTGACGAGCCCACAGCGGCGTGGCGACGGTACCGCCGAGCAACTGATCGAGCGCGTGCTCGACGCGCTCGCCGAGCGTTGGCCGGGACGCGCCGCCCGCGTCTGTTCACCGGTCGACCTGCGCGGTTTCTACGAACAGTTCGGCTTTCGCAAGACCGAAGGGCCCTATCTCGAACATGGCGTGCCGTTCATTGGACTCACGCGCCAGGGGCACGGCAGCCAGCCGCGTTTCGGGCCGCGGCGCCGCGCGCGCGAGGACGCACGGTACGTCGATACGTTCGAGTTGCTTTGA
- a CDS encoding FadR/GntR family transcriptional regulator, producing MEQANKDRSLVSKVMDGLVTGIVEEKYGAILPPQDVLSKEFDVSRTVMREALSMLLARDMLDVRPKIGTRIRPMNDWRMIDEDVVNWRFRAKPDPMFLRDVIEFRILIEPRASAQAAARGNAGDVAAIREAFEAFRVIRPSEPGYQEADELFHTRIVIASGNQFFKQMAAIIRGALSTVNPIMQDKAGLWESAVSSHLRVVEAIERRDPKEAEVASLALIDDTAEELGGRFSTEPPARA from the coding sequence ATGGAACAGGCAAACAAGGATCGCTCGCTGGTGAGCAAAGTGATGGACGGACTCGTCACCGGCATCGTCGAAGAAAAGTACGGTGCGATATTGCCCCCTCAAGACGTGCTGTCGAAGGAGTTCGACGTCAGCCGTACGGTGATGCGCGAGGCGCTGTCGATGCTGCTCGCTCGCGACATGCTCGACGTGCGGCCGAAGATCGGCACGCGCATCCGGCCGATGAACGACTGGCGCATGATCGACGAGGACGTCGTGAACTGGCGTTTTCGCGCGAAGCCTGATCCGATGTTCTTGCGCGACGTGATCGAGTTTCGCATCCTGATCGAACCGCGCGCGTCGGCGCAGGCGGCCGCGCGCGGCAATGCCGGCGACGTCGCGGCGATTCGCGAAGCGTTCGAGGCGTTTCGCGTGATTCGTCCGTCCGAGCCCGGCTATCAGGAAGCCGACGAACTGTTCCACACGCGAATCGTCATCGCGAGCGGCAACCAGTTCTTCAAGCAGATGGCGGCGATCATTCGCGGCGCGCTGTCGACGGTGAATCCGATCATGCAGGACAAGGCCGGGCTGTGGGAGAGCGCGGTCAGCTCGCATCTGCGCGTGGTCGAGGCCATCGAGCGGCGCGATCCGAAAGAGGCCGAGGTCGCTTCGCTCGCGTTGATCGACGATACCGCCGAGGAGCTGGGCGGCAGGTTTTCGACGGAGCCGCCGGCGCGCGCGTGA